A genomic window from Triticum urartu cultivar G1812 chromosome 7, Tu2.1, whole genome shotgun sequence includes:
- the LOC125524951 gene encoding uncharacterized protein LOC125524951 translates to MPEEPRRSNNQRLLPIRNTAIVGPARRQLQFTQERTTNQGPTHGNSSAGGNAPMRGGVGHLSNPQAQVHSTIIAPAHQNEETRVNNPARGGVGNPINQQENSTRIVSNHENNIGVNYPSMGGAGNPTKTQDNSTKIVSNYENNTGHGANVVSTPENNTSTDASTVGPPNRAIHMARENPVAAIQPQIVNECSHEERLKFNEERRMQVPMLALHELQINAYMCST, encoded by the exons ATGCCGGAAGAACCGAGGCGCAGCAACAATCAGCGCCTCCTGCCTATAC GAAATACAGCAATTGTAGGTCCTGCTAGGCGACAGCTTCAGTTCACGCAGGAACGAACTACCAACCAAGGCCCAACTCATGGGAACAGTTCAGCAG GGGGGAATGCTCCCATGCGGGGTGGAGTTGGCCATCTCAGTAACCCCCAAGCCCAAGTTCATTCTACCATTATAGCTCCAGCCCATCAAAATGAAGAAACTA GGGTGAATAACCCAGCAAGGGGTGGAGTGGGCAATCCTATAAACCAGCAGGAGAATTCTACTAGGATTGTCTCAAACCATGAAAACAATATAG GGGTGAATTACCCGTCAATGGGTGGAGCGGGAAATCCTACCAAGACACAGGATAATTCTACCAAGATAGTCTCAAACTATGAAAACAATACAG GTCATGGTGCCAATGTAGTCTCAACTCCTGAGAACAACACATCAACCG ATGCATCAACCGTTGGACCACCAAACAGAGCTATCCATATGGCCCGTGAAAATCCTGTCGCTGCGATACAACCTCAAATT GTCAATGAGTGTAGCCATGAAGAGCGACTCAAGTTCAATGAAGAAAGACGCATGCAGGTGCCTATGTTGGCCCTACATGAACTGCAAATAAACGCATACATGTGTAGCACGTGA